The DNA window TCAGGGCGTTCCCTGACGTGCAGCAATAATCGGATTCTGCTTTAATTTCGGCTGTTGTGTTTACGTATGAGACGACGACGGCGTTTGGGTGCTCAGTTTTCCATGCGCGCAATTGCTCGATATTGATGGATGCTGCAAGTGAGCAGCCGGCATCTAGATCGGGAATTAGAACGCGTTTTTCAGGACAGAGTATGGCAGCGGTTTCGGCCATGAAGTGAACACCGCAAAAAACAATCGTTTCGGCTTTTGTCTTAGCTGCCTGTTGTGATAGACCAAGCGAGTCACCTACGAAATCCGCAATATCTTGAATTTCTTCGATTTGATAATTGTGGGCGAGAATGACGGCGTTTCGAACCTTTCGCAGTTCGTTTATTTCACGCAGCAACTGCTCCTTCGGCAAAGCATTCGCTTTCGCCAGAGTCACGGCACCGCTAGACATCGTTGCATTCGTTGCATTCCTGGTCATCTCTATATTTCAACCTCGAGACTAATATCGATATTCGGAGCCGAATGTGTGAGAGCTCCAATCGAAATGGCGTTGACGCCTTCAATCAAATAATTCTTGATGTTTTTGAGGTTGACGCCGCCTGACACCTCAATAAAGCAGGTCCCCTTTATCAGCGCCACCGCTTCGCGAATGGTTTGAGCGTTCATGTTATCGAGCAGTATCGTTTGGACACCCAGTTTCAATGCCTGCTCGACCTGTTCAAGAGTCGTTGCCTCTACCTCGATAGCTAGTTCGGGGTATGCTTTTTTGGCATTATTGATGGCGGTTTCAATGCCACCTGCGAATTGAATGTGGTTGTCTTTGATCAAAATGGCATCAAACAGTCCAAAGCGATGATTCTGTCCACCGGCTATTCGCACTGCCTCTCTTTCGAAAACTCTCAGTCCGGGCGTTGTTTTTCTCGTGTCGCGAATCTCAATTCCGAATGGCTTAGCCAGTTCAACATATTGATGCGTAACCGTTGCGATTGCGGACATTCGTTGTAGAAGGTTGAGAGCGATTCTTTCACCTTTCAGAATGCTCGATGCGGGACCCTCGAATGTGGCAATCACTGTCGGAGTCGATTCGATAAACTGACCTTCCGCCACGTGATTTTTTACCGAGATTCGCTTGTCGAATTTCTCCAGAACTTGGGCGAATATTTGCAAGCCGGCAACAACAACGGCTTCTTGCTTGCAATAGACGCTGCCTGAAACTTGTCTGTCGGTGGTGACGATACTGGCAGTGGTTACGTCGATTTGCTCAGAACCCAGATCCTCGAGAATAGCTAGATCTAGAGCCTGTTCAATAAGCTTTTGGCGAAACTCTTCAGTCTGGGTAGTTGGTTTGAGTCCGTACATTTTGTCACCTGTTTGGTGTCTGTTTTACGATTCAGCGGTTTTAAAAGTAATTGTATTACTTACGTTATATCACGATAATTTAGGATGGGTGACAAATTTAGGTAATCTGTGTGGCTGCCCCTAGCTGGCTGTCTGTCAATTGACTGTCTGTATGGGGTTGATATGCGTTGGAACGTTCTGGGGCGCAAATATTAATTGTTGCAATGACGTTAACTGTCGTAAC is part of the Candidatus Melainabacteria bacterium genome and encodes:
- the nadC gene encoding carboxylating nicotinate-nucleotide diphosphorylase → MYGLKPTTQTEEFRQKLIEQALDLAILEDLGSEQIDVTTASIVTTDRQVSGSVYCKQEAVVVAGLQIFAQVLEKFDKRISVKNHVAEGQFIESTPTVIATFEGPASSILKGERIALNLLQRMSAIATVTHQYVELAKPFGIEIRDTRKTTPGLRVFEREAVRIAGGQNHRFGLFDAILIKDNHIQFAGGIETAINNAKKAYPELAIEVEATTLEQVEQALKLGVQTILLDNMNAQTIREAVALIKGTCFIEVSGGVNLKNIKNYLIEGVNAISIGALTHSAPNIDISLEVEI